Proteins encoded in a region of the Malaciobacter mytili LMG 24559 genome:
- a CDS encoding S24 family peptidase, whose translation MLYVNEIIEKLKDIISADGKRGKVFDKDVADELDLSQANFATMKNRGKIPFQNILDFCAKKKISINWLLYNQNPNSLLDSTDKYWIKYYPDVRVSAGGGAYEDEDASEVFEVPEYFISMLGGKENLKNIDAINVVGDSMEPTLNSGNIIFIDKTKKDSKREGIYAFTTIHGLFVKRIQQRVDGNLDIISDNKDYPTQILNSHEINILGKVVSSFGMVY comes from the coding sequence ATGTTATATGTAAATGAAATTATTGAAAAACTAAAAGATATAATTAGTGCAGATGGAAAAAGAGGTAAGGTTTTTGATAAAGATGTTGCTGATGAGTTAGATCTTTCTCAAGCAAATTTTGCAACTATGAAAAATAGAGGTAAAATTCCTTTTCAAAATATATTAGACTTTTGTGCAAAGAAGAAAATTTCAATAAACTGGTTACTTTACAATCAAAATCCTAATTCTTTATTGGATTCAACTGATAAGTATTGGATAAAGTATTATCCTGATGTAAGAGTAAGTGCAGGTGGTGGTGCCTATGAAGATGAAGATGCTTCTGAAGTTTTTGAAGTACCTGAATATTTTATAAGTATGTTAGGTGGAAAAGAGAATTTAAAAAACATTGATGCGATTAATGTAGTAGGGGATTCTATGGAACCAACATTAAATTCTGGAAATATTATCTTTATTGATAAAACAAAAAAAGATTCAAAAAGAGAAGGTATTTATGCATTTACAACAATTCATGGACTTTTTGTAAAAAGAATTCAGCAAAGAGTGGATGGAAATCTAGATATTATCTCTGATAATAAAGATTATCCAACTCAAATTTTAAATTCCCATGAAATAAATATTTTAGGAAAAGTTGTTAGCTCTTTTGGTATGGTTTATTAA
- the pckA gene encoding phosphoenolpyruvate carboxykinase (ATP), with the protein MPEIKNSLGLENVGKVYRNLDLDTLIAHAVNNEGAKISSTGALMVDTGIFTGRSPKDKFFVNQDPSNKYIAWGDINKAVTKEVYQDLLVNSKKQLSNKDVYVTDVYCGASLDSRKSIRFITEVAWQAHFIQNMFIVPKTQEELENFKPDFTVYNACKTIDKSYVSHNLHSEVYVVFNIEENCAIIGGTWYAGEMKKGVFSMMNYWLPLEGKLSMHCSANIGKDGDTALFFGLSGTGKTTLSTDPNRALIGDDEHGWDDNGIFNFEGGCYAKVINLDKDSEPEIFNAIRKGAILENVVCNDEGVVDYTDSSKTENTRVSYSLEHIENHTPDMRGGHPRNIIFLCADAFGVLPPVAKLTRDQAMYYFLSGYTAKVAGTERGITEPVATFSSCFGEAFLPLNPTVYAELLGRKIDEHNVNVFLVNTGWTGGPYGIGSRMSIKNTRACINAILDGSINSSEFEVLPYFNLSIPKTLTGVDTEVLNPRNTWEDKQAYDETAKKLAGMYIENFKKYLTLESEFDFTAAGPQL; encoded by the coding sequence ATGCCTGAAATTAAAAACTCACTTGGACTTGAAAATGTAGGTAAGGTGTATAGAAATCTTGATTTAGATACATTAATTGCACATGCTGTAAATAATGAAGGTGCGAAGATTTCTTCAACTGGAGCACTTATGGTTGATACGGGTATCTTCACAGGAAGAAGCCCTAAAGATAAGTTTTTTGTTAATCAAGACCCATCAAATAAATATATTGCTTGGGGAGATATTAATAAAGCTGTAACAAAAGAGGTTTATCAAGATTTATTAGTAAACTCAAAAAAACAATTAAGCAATAAAGATGTATATGTTACAGACGTATATTGCGGAGCAAGTTTAGATAGTAGAAAATCAATTAGATTTATTACTGAAGTTGCTTGGCAAGCACATTTTATTCAAAATATGTTTATTGTTCCTAAAACTCAAGAAGAATTAGAGAACTTTAAACCAGATTTTACTGTATATAATGCTTGTAAAACAATAGATAAATCTTATGTAAGTCATAATTTACATTCAGAAGTTTATGTAGTATTCAATATTGAAGAAAATTGCGCAATTATTGGTGGAACATGGTATGCTGGAGAGATGAAAAAAGGTGTTTTTTCAATGATGAACTATTGGCTACCATTAGAAGGAAAACTTTCTATGCACTGTTCAGCTAATATTGGAAAAGATGGAGATACTGCATTATTTTTTGGTCTTTCTGGAACAGGAAAAACAACTCTATCAACAGATCCAAACAGAGCTTTAATTGGTGATGATGAACATGGATGGGATGATAATGGTATTTTCAACTTTGAAGGTGGTTGTTATGCTAAAGTTATCAATTTAGACAAAGATTCTGAACCTGAAATTTTCAATGCAATTAGAAAAGGTGCCATTTTAGAAAATGTTGTTTGCAATGACGAAGGTGTAGTAGATTATACTGATTCAAGCAAAACAGAAAATACAAGAGTTTCTTATTCTTTAGAGCATATTGAAAACCATACTCCTGATATGAGAGGTGGACATCCAAGAAATATTATCTTCTTATGTGCAGATGCATTTGGTGTTTTACCTCCTGTTGCTAAACTTACAAGAGATCAAGCTATGTATTATTTCTTAAGTGGATATACTGCAAAAGTTGCAGGAACTGAAAGAGGTATTACAGAGCCAGTTGCAACTTTTTCTTCTTGTTTTGGAGAGGCATTTTTACCACTAAACCCTACTGTTTATGCTGAATTATTAGGTAGAAAAATTGATGAACATAATGTAAATGTATTTTTAGTTAATACAGGATGGACAGGAGGTCCTTATGGGATTGGTTCAAGAATGAGTATTAAAAATACAAGAGCTTGTATTAATGCAATTTTAGATGGTTCTATTAACTCTTCTGAGTTTGAAGTATTACCATACTTTAATCTATCTATTCCTAAAACTTTAACAGGAGTTGATACAGAAGTATTAAATCCAAGAAATACTTGGGAAGATAAACAAGCTTATGATGAAACAGCTAAAAAACTTGCAGGTATGTATATTGAAAACTTCAAAAAGTATTTAACTTTAGAAAGTGAGTTTGATTTTACAGCTGCAGGTCCTCAACTGTAA
- a CDS encoding biotin/lipoyl-containing protein has translation MAKKYIDVMDTTFRDGFQSVFGGRVLMEDFFPAVEAAKDAGITHFEFGGGARFQSLFFYLRENAFEMMDRFRQIVGPEANLQTLARGINTVMLDTGSRELVEMHAKMFAKHGVTTIRNFDALNDVQNLEYSAECIKKYGLNHEVVVTLMDLPPGCSGAHDVAFYEKTLRNILDSGIAYDSICFKDASGTSSPQKVYETIKMARKLVGEDAHIRLHTHETAGVSVACYLAALEAGADGIDLAASPVSGGTSQPDILTMLHAVKGKNYDLGGLDVEKVLKYQEVLNDCLKDYFLPPEATQVSPLIPFSPMPGGALTANTQMMRDNGTLDKFPEVIKAMREVVEKGGYGTSVTPVSQFYWQQAYANVMFGPWKQIAPGYGKMVLGYFGKTPTAPDPEVVKLASEKLKLEPTTENPLDIADRDEKKTMAYWENRLKEEGIETTEENIFIAAACDEKGITFLKGDGPLNIRKTNANICENDKVCEQGENKAMNNASGNYTVVVDGQKFNVTVAEGNADIQITPVAQTETQTSCASSGNGEEVPAAVNGNVWKILVKEGERVEKDQTIMILEAMKMEIDINSPVAGTISKILVSQNQAVDEGQPLAVIS, from the coding sequence ATGGCAAAGAAATATATTGATGTCATGGATACTACTTTTAGGGACGGGTTTCAATCTGTCTTTGGTGGTAGAGTTCTAATGGAGGATTTCTTTCCAGCTGTTGAAGCTGCGAAAGATGCAGGAATAACTCACTTTGAGTTTGGTGGAGGAGCAAGATTTCAATCTCTGTTCTTTTATTTAAGAGAAAATGCTTTTGAAATGATGGATAGATTTAGACAAATCGTTGGTCCAGAAGCAAATCTACAAACACTAGCAAGAGGAATAAACACTGTAATGCTAGATACTGGTTCAAGAGAATTAGTTGAAATGCATGCAAAAATGTTTGCAAAACACGGTGTTACTACAATCAGAAACTTTGACGCTTTAAATGATGTTCAAAACTTAGAATATTCTGCTGAATGTATTAAAAAATATGGTTTAAATCATGAAGTTGTTGTTACATTAATGGACTTACCTCCAGGATGTTCAGGTGCTCATGATGTTGCTTTTTATGAAAAAACTTTAAGAAATATCTTAGATAGTGGAATTGCTTATGATTCTATTTGTTTTAAAGATGCTTCAGGTACAAGTTCTCCACAAAAAGTATATGAAACTATTAAAATGGCAAGAAAACTTGTAGGTGAAGATGCTCATATTAGACTTCATACACATGAAACAGCAGGTGTATCTGTTGCTTGTTATTTAGCTGCATTAGAAGCTGGTGCAGATGGTATTGATTTAGCAGCAAGTCCTGTTAGTGGAGGAACATCTCAACCTGATATTCTTACAATGTTACATGCAGTAAAAGGTAAGAATTATGATTTAGGTGGTCTTGATGTGGAAAAAGTTCTAAAATATCAAGAAGTATTAAATGATTGTTTAAAAGATTATTTCTTACCACCAGAAGCTACTCAAGTATCTCCTTTAATTCCTTTTTCACCAATGCCAGGTGGAGCATTAACTGCAAATACTCAAATGATGAGAGACAATGGTACTTTAGATAAATTCCCTGAAGTAATTAAAGCAATGAGAGAAGTTGTTGAAAAAGGTGGATATGGTACATCTGTAACTCCTGTTTCACAGTTTTACTGGCAACAAGCATATGCAAATGTAATGTTTGGACCATGGAAACAAATTGCTCCTGGTTATGGAAAAATGGTATTAGGTTATTTTGGTAAAACTCCTACTGCTCCAGATCCAGAAGTAGTTAAATTAGCTTCTGAAAAGCTAAAATTAGAACCAACTACTGAAAATCCATTAGATATAGCTGATAGAGATGAAAAGAAAACTATGGCTTATTGGGAAAATAGATTAAAAGAAGAAGGTATTGAAACTACTGAAGAGAATATTTTTATTGCTGCAGCTTGCGATGAAAAAGGAATTACTTTCTTAAAAGGTGATGGACCTTTAAATATAAGAAAAACAAATGCAAATATTTGTGAAAATGATAAAGTATGTGAACAAGGAGAAAATAAAGCTATGAATAATGCTAGCGGAAATTATACGGTTGTTGTAGATGGACAAAAATTTAATGTAACAGTTGCAGAAGGTAATGCTGATATTCAAATTACACCTGTTGCTCAAACTGAAACTCAAACTTCTTGTGCTTCATCTGGAAATGGGGAAGAAGTTCCAGCTGCTGTAAATGGAAATGTTTGGAAAATTTTAGTTAAAGAAGGTGAAAGAGTAGAAAAAGATCAAACAATTATGATTTTGGAAGCTATGAAAATGGAAATTGATATTAATTCTCCAGTAGCAGGAACTATATCTAAAATTTTAGTTTCGCAAAATCAAGCAGTTGATGAAGGACAACCTTTAGCTGTAATTAGCTAA
- a CDS encoding sodium ion-translocating decarboxylase subunit beta, whose product MKKSLIISIFVFLMTICSVNAFASASAHAEAAQVEQKEYQHKTMSQLFESFYATTGLKALLNPHEGVKDSHGKEMSLFAQSGGRVIMIIICFLLFYLAINKGFEPLLLIPIGFGGLLANIPIANIAAPDGMLGIIYNMGIANEFFPLLIFMGVGAMTDFGPLLANPKTALLGGAAQFGIFGSLVGAVVLSQYVPGVDFSLQQAAAISIIGGADGPTSIFIASALAPELLGAIAVAAYSYMALVPVIQPPIMKALTTEAERKIKMGTTRKVSKLEKIIFPLVVLVLTLLILPDASPLIGALCFGNFAKESGVVERLSDTMQNALINIVTIFLGLGVGSKLASEQFLVAETMGIMVIGLIAFAAGTAAGVIMAKIMNKLSSKDNQINPLIGAAGVSAVPMAARVVSKEGQKSDPSNILLMHAMGPNVAGVIGSAVAAGVLLSIFK is encoded by the coding sequence ATGAAAAAAAGTCTTATTATTTCAATTTTTGTTTTTCTTATGACTATTTGCAGTGTAAATGCATTTGCAAGTGCTTCAGCTCATGCTGAAGCAGCTCAAGTTGAACAAAAAGAGTATCAGCATAAAACAATGAGTCAATTATTTGAATCATTTTATGCAACAACAGGTTTAAAAGCTCTTTTAAATCCACATGAAGGTGTAAAAGACTCTCATGGTAAAGAAATGTCTCTATTTGCACAAAGTGGTGGTAGAGTAATTATGATTATTATTTGTTTTTTACTATTTTATCTTGCAATTAACAAAGGTTTTGAGCCATTATTACTTATTCCTATTGGGTTTGGTGGATTATTAGCAAATATTCCTATTGCAAATATAGCTGCACCAGATGGAATGTTAGGAATTATCTATAATATGGGAATTGCAAATGAGTTTTTCCCTTTACTGATTTTTATGGGTGTTGGAGCAATGACTGATTTTGGTCCATTACTTGCAAATCCAAAAACTGCCCTACTTGGTGGAGCAGCACAATTTGGTATTTTTGGTTCATTAGTAGGTGCAGTTGTACTTTCTCAATATGTTCCAGGAGTTGATTTTAGTTTACAACAAGCAGCAGCTATTTCTATTATTGGAGGAGCAGATGGACCAACATCTATTTTTATTGCTTCAGCTTTAGCTCCTGAATTACTTGGGGCAATTGCAGTTGCAGCTTATTCTTATATGGCATTGGTTCCTGTTATTCAACCACCAATTATGAAAGCTTTAACAACTGAAGCAGAAAGAAAGATCAAAATGGGGACTACAAGAAAAGTTTCTAAATTAGAGAAAATTATTTTCCCATTAGTTGTTTTAGTGCTTACTTTATTAATTTTACCAGATGCATCACCTCTAATTGGTGCTTTATGTTTTGGAAATTTTGCTAAAGAATCAGGAGTTGTTGAGAGACTTTCTGATACAATGCAAAATGCATTAATTAACATAGTTACTATCTTCTTAGGATTAGGTGTTGGTTCTAAACTTGCATCAGAACAATTCTTAGTAGCAGAAACTATGGGTATTATGGTAATTGGTTTAATTGCATTTGCAGCAGGAACTGCAGCTGGTGTAATTATGGCCAAAATAATGAATAAACTTAGTTCAAAAGATAATCAAATAAACCCATTAATTGGTGCAGCTGGAGTATCAGCAGTTCCAATGGCGGCAAGAGTTGTTAGTAAAGAGGGTCAAAAGTCAGATCCTTCTAATATTCTTCTAATGCATGCTATGGGTCCAAATGTTGCCGGAGTTATTGGTTCTGCAGTAGCTGCTGGTGTACTTTTATCAATTTTTAAATAA
- the ribA gene encoding GTP cyclohydrolase II, whose translation MKIEQSNIASLPTKYGKFKIKAYKEGNQEHLAIMSLDFKEIETPYVRIHSECLTGDTLGSLKCDCQNQLDLAMRFIAKEGGLIIYHRQEGRNIGLLNKVNAYALQDQGRNTIEANLELGFKEDERDYKVIGHIFKDLGIKKIKLITNNPKKIEYVESLGINIEERIPAITKINKYNEHYLNTKKNKMGHLL comes from the coding sequence ATGAAGATAGAACAATCAAATATTGCAAGCTTACCTACAAAATATGGAAAATTTAAGATAAAAGCGTATAAAGAAGGGAATCAAGAGCATTTAGCAATAATGAGTTTAGATTTTAAAGAAATAGAAACACCATATGTAAGAATACACTCAGAATGTCTAACAGGAGATACCTTAGGAAGCTTAAAATGTGACTGTCAAAATCAACTAGATTTAGCAATGAGATTTATAGCAAAAGAGGGCGGATTAATAATCTATCATAGACAAGAAGGAAGAAATATAGGATTATTAAATAAAGTAAATGCATATGCCTTACAAGACCAAGGAAGAAATACAATAGAAGCAAATTTAGAATTGGGATTTAAAGAAGATGAGAGAGATTATAAAGTAATAGGGCATATATTTAAAGATTTAGGGATAAAGAAGATAAAACTAATAACAAATAATCCAAAGAAGATAGAGTATGTGGAAAGTTTAGGGATAAATATAGAAGAAAGAATACCAGCAATAACAAAAATAAATAAATATAATGAACACTATTTAAATACTAAAAAAAATAAAATGGGACATCTTTTATAA
- the rsmG gene encoding 16S rRNA (guanine(527)-N(7))-methyltransferase RsmG yields MLNLKEKFEKENLFFDELFYKRCEDFSILLQQWGKIHNLTGSLHFEDIYENILDSVYPVNFIDDFESFADVGTGAGYPGLLLAIANPDKKCYLIEPRVKRVSFLNFVKNSLGLNNVEVLCKRVEEVKDIKVDLVTSRAVTNTSLLLKLTKNIIKDECSFLFYKGSMLDEEIKQAKINNVKIVSRKDRNYLYLKV; encoded by the coding sequence ATGCTAAATTTAAAAGAAAAATTTGAAAAAGAAAATCTTTTTTTTGATGAACTATTTTATAAAAGATGTGAAGACTTTTCTATTCTTCTTCAACAATGGGGTAAGATACATAATTTAACAGGAAGTTTACACTTTGAAGATATTTATGAAAATATTTTAGATTCTGTTTATCCTGTAAATTTTATAGATGATTTTGAAAGTTTTGCAGATGTGGGTACAGGTGCTGGGTATCCTGGATTACTTTTAGCAATTGCTAATCCAGATAAAAAATGCTATTTAATAGAACCAAGAGTAAAAAGAGTCTCTTTTTTAAATTTTGTTAAAAACTCTTTGGGATTAAATAATGTTGAAGTTCTTTGCAAAAGAGTTGAAGAAGTAAAAGATATAAAAGTAGATTTAGTTACTTCACGAGCTGTTACAAATACTTCATTACTTCTTAAACTAACAAAAAATATAATTAAAGATGAGTGTAGTTTTCTTTTTTATAAAGGAAGTATGCTAGATGAAGAGATAAAACAAGCAAAAATAAATAATGTAAAAATTGTAAGTAGAAAAGATAGAAATTACTTATATTTAAAGGTATAA
- a CDS encoding bifunctional 3,4-dihydroxy-2-butanone 4-phosphate synthase/GTP cyclohydrolase II — MSEAIKRVQEAIEEIRKGNMVIMLDDEDRENEGDLVYAAALSTPQKVNFMATHAKGLICVSVTKETANKLELNPMVNANTSSYETAFTVSVDAANASTGISAGERDDTIKILANPVSKPQELVRPGHIFPLIAKDGGVLVRTGHTEGSVDLCKLAGFNGEAVICEIMKEDGTMARRDDLDIFAKKHNMKQIYISDLVEYRLSHEKLVEEINSENIQFFGMNVIKKEFKDHLNNIHTAIILGDIQNDTTHVKFHTIIPDIELFLNEEKINSLLKTINFLQAKNGILIFLSDGRANKESQKDYGIGAQILNSLNIKRIKLMTSGGKHSFVGLQGFGLEIIEEIQIEG, encoded by the coding sequence ATGTCAGAAGCTATTAAAAGAGTACAAGAAGCAATAGAAGAGATTCGAAAAGGTAATATGGTTATCATGCTTGATGACGAAGATAGAGAAAATGAAGGTGATTTAGTTTATGCTGCAGCTTTAAGTACACCTCAAAAAGTTAATTTTATGGCAACACATGCAAAAGGTTTAATATGTGTTTCTGTTACTAAAGAGACTGCAAATAAATTAGAATTAAATCCAATGGTAAATGCTAATACTTCTTCATATGAAACAGCATTTACAGTTTCAGTTGATGCTGCAAATGCAAGTACAGGTATTAGTGCAGGGGAAAGAGATGATACTATTAAAATTTTAGCAAATCCTGTATCTAAGCCACAAGAATTAGTAAGACCTGGACATATTTTCCCTCTTATTGCAAAAGATGGAGGTGTTTTAGTAAGAACAGGGCATACAGAAGGTAGTGTAGATTTATGTAAATTAGCAGGATTTAATGGAGAAGCTGTTATTTGTGAAATTATGAAAGAAGATGGAACAATGGCAAGAAGAGATGATTTAGATATTTTTGCTAAAAAACATAATATGAAACAAATATATATCTCGGATTTAGTTGAATATAGATTATCTCATGAAAAATTAGTTGAAGAAATCAATAGCGAAAATATTCAATTTTTTGGGATGAATGTAATAAAAAAAGAGTTTAAAGACCATTTAAATAATATCCATACTGCAATTATCTTAGGTGATATACAAAATGATACTACTCATGTTAAATTTCATACAATTATCCCTGATATTGAGTTGTTTTTAAATGAAGAAAAAATTAACTCTTTATTAAAAACAATTAATTTTTTACAAGCAAAAAATGGAATTTTAATCTTTTTAAGTGATGGAAGAGCAAATAAAGAGTCTCAAAAAGATTATGGAATTGGAGCTCAAATCCTAAATAGTTTAAATATAAAAAGAATTAAATTAATGACTAGTGGTGGAAAACACTCATTTGTTGGTTTACAAGGGTTTGGTTTAGAAATTATTGAAGAAATTCAAATAGAAGGCTAG
- a CDS encoding PP0621 family protein: protein MLLKILAAIVVFALVYIIFFKKDREKNISNTKKQNDSIEDIMVECPSCGTYVSKKEGILSNGKYFCSKECLEGN from the coding sequence ATGTTATTAAAAATTTTAGCTGCAATAGTAGTATTTGCATTGGTATATATTATCTTTTTTAAAAAAGATAGAGAAAAAAATATTTCAAATACAAAAAAGCAAAATGATAGTATTGAAGATATTATGGTTGAGTGTCCATCTTGTGGAACTTATGTTTCAAAAAAAGAGGGTATTTTAAGTAATGGTAAATATTTTTGTTCTAAAGAGTGTTTAGAAGGGAACTAG
- the glyS gene encoding glycine--tRNA ligase subunit beta, which produces MNKPLLIEIGVEELPAIPFLNELPNIEKKWMNILEKNQLLCGFDFFYTPRRLVLWHREFPLSQPNSIVEQFGAPVKIAYKDGVATPAAVGFAKKCGVNIEDLEHKDTPKGPVLYFKQEVLGKESKVLLNEMINEFIASLNFGKSMRWGSRTDSFIRPIRSLSIMLENEVVEGELFGIKSSNFSFAHRMVSYEPFTFDFAGDYFCKLDKSGVILYPEERRKIILEQMKEIEKTYNVKIEIDTELLEEVVAITEYPTALIGQFDKEFLELPEEVIVTSMKEHQRYFAVYKDGELTNNFIVVSNSKTNDFSAIIAGNEKVLRPRLADAMFFYKNDIAKGLNNEGLKKLVFVEGLGSMYEKCQREANIASYLADLFELNEKELLQKAVMLSKADLMSEMVYEFTELQGLMGYYYAKIANEDKLVYTALKEQYLPDGEDSELPSNKFSSIVALAYKLDNLMGLFSIGKIPTGSKDPFALRRAAAGIVKIAIEHKLPMNINKIIDDLAVNYQNLDKALLLEFFNERLFKIFEVNPSVLKAVLGSGETDIYKISLKLCALNPIVLSDNFKDFSATFKRVANIIKDLDFSINIDVNIQLFEDKEEKELFEAYSNVISKEFNNYEEELDALFSLKLQLDNFFDNVFVNHDNEQIKQNRKNLIGLVYKAFKNIADIKEITI; this is translated from the coding sequence ATGAATAAACCATTATTAATTGAGATTGGTGTTGAAGAACTACCAGCAATTCCATTTTTAAATGAACTTCCTAATATTGAAAAGAAGTGGATGAATATCTTAGAAAAAAATCAACTTTTATGTGGATTTGATTTCTTTTACACACCAAGAAGATTAGTTTTATGGCATAGAGAGTTTCCTCTTTCTCAACCAAATAGTATTGTAGAACAATTTGGTGCACCTGTAAAAATTGCATATAAAGATGGAGTTGCAACTCCTGCAGCAGTTGGTTTTGCAAAAAAATGTGGAGTTAATATTGAAGATTTAGAGCATAAAGATACTCCTAAAGGTCCAGTATTATATTTTAAACAAGAAGTTTTAGGTAAAGAGAGTAAAGTATTACTTAATGAAATGATAAATGAATTTATTGCCTCTTTAAATTTTGGAAAATCAATGAGATGGGGAAGTAGAACTGATAGTTTTATTAGGCCAATTAGAAGTTTAAGTATAATGCTTGAAAATGAAGTAGTTGAGGGTGAACTTTTTGGAATAAAATCTTCAAATTTTTCATTTGCACATAGAATGGTTTCTTATGAACCTTTTACTTTTGATTTTGCTGGAGATTATTTTTGTAAATTAGATAAAAGTGGAGTTATTTTATATCCAGAAGAAAGAAGAAAAATCATCCTAGAGCAAATGAAAGAGATTGAAAAAACTTATAATGTTAAAATTGAAATTGATACAGAACTTTTAGAAGAAGTTGTAGCAATTACAGAATATCCAACTGCTTTAATTGGACAGTTTGATAAAGAATTTTTAGAATTACCAGAAGAGGTAATTGTAACTTCAATGAAAGAACATCAAAGATATTTTGCAGTTTATAAAGATGGTGAATTAACAAATAATTTTATAGTTGTATCAAACTCAAAAACTAATGATTTTTCAGCAATTATTGCCGGAAATGAAAAAGTTTTAAGACCAAGACTTGCAGATGCAATGTTTTTTTATAAAAATGATATTGCAAAGGGGTTAAATAATGAAGGACTTAAAAAACTAGTTTTTGTTGAAGGTTTAGGTTCAATGTATGAAAAATGCCAAAGAGAAGCTAATATTGCTTCTTATTTAGCAGATTTATTTGAACTTAATGAAAAAGAATTATTGCAAAAAGCTGTTATGTTAAGTAAAGCTGACTTAATGTCTGAAATGGTTTATGAATTTACAGAACTTCAAGGACTAATGGGATATTACTATGCAAAAATTGCAAATGAAGATAAATTAGTTTATACAGCTTTAAAAGAGCAATATTTACCTGATGGAGAAGACTCTGAGTTACCTTCAAATAAGTTTTCAAGTATTGTAGCACTTGCTTATAAATTAGATAACTTAATGGGATTATTTTCTATTGGTAAAATTCCTACTGGTTCAAAAGATCCATTTGCCCTAAGAAGAGCAGCAGCAGGTATTGTTAAAATAGCAATTGAGCATAAACTTCCAATGAATATAAATAAAATAATTGATGATTTAGCAGTAAATTATCAAAATTTAGATAAAGCTTTATTATTAGAGTTTTTTAATGAAAGATTATTTAAAATTTTTGAAGTTAATCCTTCTGTATTAAAAGCAGTATTAGGAAGTGGAGAAACTGATATTTATAAAATTTCATTAAAATTATGTGCTTTAAATCCAATAGTTTTAAGTGATAATTTTAAAGATTTCTCAGCAACATTTAAAAGAGTTGCAAATATTATTAAAGACTTAGATTTTTCTATAAATATTGATGTAAATATACAATTATTTGAAGATAAAGAAGAAAAAGAACTATTTGAAGCATATAGTAATGTAATTTCTAAAGAATTTAATAATTATGAAGAAGAATTAGATGCTTTATTTAGTTTAAAACTACAATTAGATAACTTCTTTGATAATGTTTTTGTAAACCATGATAATGAACAAATTAAACAAAATAGAAAAAATCTTATAGGTTTAGTTTATAAAGCTTTTAAAAATATTGCAGATATTAAAGAAATTACAATATAA
- a CDS encoding OadG family protein, translated as MEENLIVEALKFMVLGMGVVFSFLIILIFVLKGQAALVSKYFPAKEKEPAKKPQQPVASSSAKVAAIVAAVQHHKNLKG; from the coding sequence ATGGAAGAAAATTTAATTGTTGAAGCACTCAAATTTATGGTTTTAGGAATGGGAGTTGTTTTCTCATTTTTAATTATTTTAATTTTTGTGTTAAAAGGGCAAGCCGCCTTAGTTAGTAAGTATTTTCCTGCGAAGGAAAAAGAACCCGCAAAGAAACCGCAACAGCCTGTTGCTTCAAGTTCTGCAAAAGTAGCTGCAATTGTCGCTGCAGTTCAACATCATAAAAATCTTAAAGGTTAA